A window from Dermacentor albipictus isolate Rhodes 1998 colony chromosome 10, USDA_Dalb.pri_finalv2, whole genome shotgun sequence encodes these proteins:
- the LOC139046735 gene encoding uncharacterized protein, giving the protein MFWKSYAPAFFILLVTVPICADIQRNFEVPNLTPRRSPRWGFFNWVEFANEPCISRNGFSGVCLTSSECSLHGGIVNGRCAQGYGVCCQVSRTCGQIISRNNSYFVDPASVGGSLAPGPNGVLCSVTVHKSRAV; this is encoded by the exons ATGTTTTG GAAATCCTACGCACCAGCATTCTTCATCCTTTTGGTGACTGTGCCAATCTGCGCAGACATTCAGAGAAATTTTGAGGTTCCAAATTTGACGCCTCGTCGTTCGCCAAGAT GGGGATTCTTCAACTGGGTAGAATTTGCCAACGAGCCTTGCATATCAAGAAACGGCTTCAGCGGCGTCTGCCTCACAAGCTCCGAGTGCAGCTTACACGGTGGCATCGTGAACGGACGCTGCGCCCAAGGCTACGGCGTTTGCTGCCAAG TGTCAAGGACTTGCGGCCAGATTATATCGCGGAACAACAGCTACTTCGTAGACCCTGCCTCCGTTGGTGGGTCCTTGGCTCCTGGTCCAAACGGCGTGCTCTGCTCAGTTACCGTCCACAAG TCCCGGGCTGTCTGA